One genomic region from Cucumis melo cultivar AY chromosome 9, USDA_Cmelo_AY_1.0, whole genome shotgun sequence encodes:
- the LOC103499337 gene encoding nudix hydrolase 18, mitochondrial-like: MVALVSQDNMVSLVSRTGRHLQRYDIRGRRQVVGCIPYRYKTTKKSTLDNIEELEVLVISSQKGKGMLFPKGGWETDESITEAASRETLEEAGVRGIVQGELGSWSFKSKTYDTFYEGYMFPLLVKEQLEFWPEKNFRQRVWMSAHEAREVCQHWWMKEALDILVGRLSSQKKQQIEEVMPCSLS, encoded by the exons ATGGTCGCTTTGGTTTCTCAAGACAACATGGTTTCTTTGGTTTCACGCACCGGAAGGCATTTGCAGCGTTATGATATCAGGGGTCGCCGCCAAGTTGTTGG ATGCATTCCTTATAGGTACAAGACTACTAAGAAAAGTACTTTGGATAATATAGAGGAATTGGAAGTGCTCGTCATTAGCTCACAGAAAGGGAAAGGCATGTTGTTCCCAAAG GGAGGTTGGGAAACTGATGAATCTATTACTGAGGCTGCTTCAAGAGAAACCCTTGAGGAAGCTGGTGTTAGGGGAATTGTTCAG GGTGAATTGGGGAGTTGGAGTTTCAAGAGCAAAACCTATGACACTTTCTATGAAGGATACATGTTTCCTCTACTTGTCAAGGAGCAGCTGGAGTTTTGGCCTGAAAAGAATTTTCGACAACGAGTTTGG ATGAGTGCTCATGAAGCTCGGGAGGTTTGCCAGCATTGGTGGATGAAGGAAGCATTAGATATATTGGTAGGACGACTTTCATCCCAAAAGAAGCAACAAATTGAGGAAGTTATGCCGTGCTCGTTGAGCTAG